ACAGATAGATAGAGATAACAATTATCGTATAAATGTAGAAAAAATAAGAATGGTGTAAGGACTGGATTCCCTACATCATTCTGGGGATAAGGACGAAGTCCTTATCCCTTCTAAGCAATGAGAAGGTTATTTAAATTATTTAATAAGCTTTAGAAAACTGTGTTGGCAATATCCCTTATTTATCCGGATGAGGGAATTTGTCAAGAAAGGACTCGCGAAGGATTACCACGTACTGCCTGTTGGTAAGTATCGGCTTGGTTTTGGAACTGAGATAGATAGGGATGACAGAATTGTTGCCATGATTTATAGAAACGGTGATGTAACAAAAACTTTACCATTAGATGATATAGAGCCTATAATTAATCCTCGTCGCACAGTTCCTTTGAACGAAAATTAATAAAAGATAATTATATTAATTGGGGCAAGGATTATTCCTGCTCCAATTATTTTCTTAAGTTTCAATATGTATAAAATATAATACCCAGTGTACCGGGCCCGACGTGAGAGCCGATAACCGGTCCTACATCTGCGAAAATTACATTAACACCGGGGAATTTTTCTAAAAACATATCCTTTAACCGGTTGGCACCTTCCGGAGTCGCGGCGTGGAGTATACAGCATTTAATACTTGTCCCGGGCTTTTCCTCCTTATGCAGGTAGTATCACGATAAATTCCGTGCCACTTTCTTTTTACTTTGTACAGCTATCTCCCCTTTGTTCTTTTTAACAAGCTTTTTGACGGTAGAAAGTCCCAGACAGTCATGTTTTGGTTTATCCTTGGTTGTATAATTTCCCTTGAAAATTTTCCCTAAGTCATCTCGAGTTAAAATCGGTTCCGGATTGGAATTTTAAACATGAAGAATTTTTGCAAAGCGAGAAATTTGGAAAAGTACTATTCGTTTCTTCTGCTCCGGGTAATCTACAGCTTCAATGGGGCGTTATCAAGGATATTTCCCAGGATGGTAACTAATTCATGAGGCTTAACTTTTATATGGTTTAAAGACGCTTGCGCAGTTATTTGCAGATTGACCTTCTTTGGATTTGCTGCAGCCAGTTTTGCTTTTAATAAAGCTGCAGCTGCGGAATGTTTTAAGCGGATCATTCATTTAGTTCCTCGAAGTCATCCAGGACCGGATCTAGGTAAGCTACCGTAGTTTTATCCAAAAATATCCTCCTTTATGAAATATATTTAAACTATTTTGTGAGAATCTGTAACTGGTAAAATAAACTCAACAAATTTCAGCAAATAATAATAAACACTATTTACCACAAAGCACCAATTCCGGTATGATTGATCTGGAAAAAGTCAATTATACGGGGAGAGGTAGTATGAATCTAGAAGAAAGGTGGCAAATGTACTCAAAAATTCAAGGATTAAAGAAACTGAATTTGAAAATTTCTCAAATTGCAAGGCACATTGGAGTTACCAGAAACACTGTCTACAAATACATCGACATGACACCGGGGGAATATCGGCAATCTCTAGAGAGGAGGGAAACCAGAAAGAAGAAGCTCGATAATTACAAAAGCGAAATACTGGGTTGGCTAAAAACATATCCTGATTTATCCACAGCCCAGGTATACGACTGGCTCAAAGAAACATACTCTGGGATTAATGTTTGTGAAAGAACTGTTGGTAATTTAGTTAACCAATTGAGAAAGGAGCATGCCATACCGAAAACCGTGAACAAAAGACAATATGAAGCCATTCCTGACCTGCCCATGGGGTATCAGGTACAAGTTGATTTTGGTGAGAAGAAACTAAAAGATCCTGATGGAATATTGCACAAGCTATGGTTCATTGCTTTCGTGATTCATACATTAGGTTGACTTTTCCAAAAGGCTTGTCTGCTACATAAACAATATAGTCATCGCGCTGCTTTTTCCAATTGCCATTAATGTTTTCCCAACCAACTGCTGCTTCGGCGATTTTAGTTTTAAATAGATTTAAGTTGGAAATTGTTTACTTCTTTCTGTGACTGCATTGTTTCTGTCACGGAGCTTTTCAGTCCCCTCACGATAAATCCAAGTTGCTTCTAAAATATCTTGGTATTTCAAATCATAATGATCGGGAATCACAACCTGGCCAATATCCCGTTGATCATTTGCACTATATCTAACCCATACGGCTACTGTTTTATATGATCTTTTATTAGTATCTGTTTCTTCCGAATTGTCATTATTAGAGTTAGGTACTGGCATTTCTCTTATGGGTGAACTAAAAGCTTCAGCTACCTTATTCCTATCGCTCATACCTACAAAAACGACAGGCTTTCCGGATTTTGCAAATTGACTCACTTTTTGGTGCAACTCCGAATTTTTATCTAGTGCATTTTGAATTTGGTCTTCAAATACCCAAAGACTATTTGAAGATGATTGACCGTTAGCAACTTTAGGAGGCACATGACTAAAATTAGCTGGTAGATTTTCTTTATTAATTTTATCAACAAAGCCTCTATTTTCGGTAATAACATCAACCTTGAATTGAGTACCAGAAGCTTTTAGGTTTCCGATAGGATCTTCAAGAATATTATTAGTATATGCTGTTACTAAGTTAGCAAAAATCGCAAAACTAGCTAAAAGTAAAAAAACTAAAAGAATTTTTTTCTTCATGGAACCTCTCCTGTTGTATCGTAATTTAGATAACAAATAACCGGCAAATTGTGTTACCTTGTCTAAAATTATACAGTATTTGTATAACCTGTCTAGTACCAAAAAATACCACTGTCGGAAACACGCCCATGTTGGCACCTATTTAAGAGACCACCGCTATGGCGGAAAATGTGTTCTTAAAGGACGGAACAGTTAAGATCAGATTAATTTCTTCAGTGTAGGGCTTGGAAAGGGAAAGGATAATTTTTTCAAGATCAGCTTTACGAGATTTAAGATCTTCATAGTGCTGTTTAATTACTTTAAGTTTTTCAGCTTGTTCAGGCGTGATAAAACCGTCGATGCAAGATCAGTTCGGGAAGCTTATCTTTCATAGAACAGTGAATGAGAGGTTCAATGTTAAAACTGTTATCCAAAGGATTTGCCAAAAGCTTATTAATGATGTACATTGAACTTTTGCCAGAGGAAATTACAAATTTTATGGAATGGGCGGAAACTATCCTTCATTGTACAAGATATACAACAAAGTTAAGATTTTCTGGGGGAAAATGCTTAGTAGCCGAAGTTGAAAGGATTATATAACATGGGAATTATATGACAGAATTAGGGAGACATTTCCGATATTGCGGCCATTAATCAAAATATCTTATCAAGATATGAGGAGATACGCAATGCTGTAAAACAAGTCCTGAAGAGCTAGGTGCGGGAAACCCGCACGCCTAGTTCCGCGGGGTCCGGGCTGCGAATTGTGCAGCCCTTCTACCCGGAGGTAAACCGCAAGGGTAGATGTGGAGATCCAATGTGCGACCATAACCGCTTTTAAAAATGGTGCACGGCACCTCTGTTCTTGTTAAAGGTTAAAACCCAAATATTCACTCTTCGATCAGTATGTTCTAAACTATTTTATCAGAAATGAAATCGTGTTAGTTACTAAAATGAAGAAACCTCAATTTATCGAGGGATGATTATAACATTATGAGCAAAAAGTATAATTTACTTATAATTTCTTTAACTGTTTTATTGGTTTTATGTTCATGTTCTGTATTTTTATTAAATAATCCTTCGGTAGTATTGTAGATTTGGAAGTTGAAACTCAAATCTCCGATTTTTCAATCAACGTTATGGATGGTTTAAAAAGTAAAAAGGAGTAGGACGTATTCCTTACCCCATTCATACCTTTGAACAATTAAATTAACAATGCAGTAATTTTAATATGTATAGAATATAATGCCCAGTGTACCAGGCCCGACATGAGTGCCGATAACCGGCCCTACATCCGCGAAAATTACATTAATACCGGGGAACTTTTCTAATAACATATCTTTTAACCTGTTGGCACCTTTCGGTTCTGCGGCGTGGAGTATGCAGCACTCTACACTTGTACCGGGGGTGATTTCATGGGATGTGATTTCGATTAGCCTGTTTAATGCTTTAGCCTTACCTCTAATCTTCTCATAGGGATGGACTATTCCTTCATTTACCCGTAATATGGGTTTAATATTCAGCAGGGTACCTAAGAAGGCCCGGGCTTTTCCGATCCGACCACCTTTTTGTAAGTATTCCAGGGAATCTACTAAAAAATAAATTTTTAAATTGTTCCTAATTTTTATTACTAAATCAATTATCTCCTTATAAGAATGTCCATTTTTTGCTGCATTTGCTGCCGCTAAGACAATTAAGCCTATACCCATGCTGGCCGAAAGGGAATCAATAATCTCAATATCTTGGTAGTTCAGGATGGAGCCGGCTGTCCGGGCTGACTGGACTGTTCCGCTTAAATGAGAAGAAAGATGAATAGAGATAATTTGCTGCTCTTGATCGGCAAGCTTTTGATATACTTCTAAAAATTCTCCCGGAGAGGGTTGGGACGTTCTTGGTATTTCCTTCGTGGCAGTCAGTCGCCGGTAAAATTCAGCAGGGGATAAATCTACCCCGTCTCTGAATACTTCCTGGCCGAACATTACTTTAAGCGGTACAACTGTTATATTGTCATATTGTTTTAGTATTTCCGCCGGTATATCGGAAGTACTGTCTGTTACTATGTGTATACCGGACATTGAGATACCACCTGCCTCGTTATTCTACTGAAATAATAAAATGATATACCGGCTGACCGCCGCTGTGCAGCTCTATTTCCAGATCCGGGTACAGCTGAACTGTTTGCTCAATCAAGTTTTCAGCTGTCTTTTGATCTATATCCTGACCGTAATAACAGGTAACCAGGCTTTCCGGGGCGGTTACCAGGTGGGAAATGAGTAATTTAAATGTTTCCTGCAGGCTGTTACCGGCTGCAATTATTGTGTCTTTAGCCAGTGCAATAAAATCCCCACTGTTTATGGGATTCCCGTCATAGCTGCTGTTCCGCACTGCGGTGGTAATTTCTCCGGTTATAATGTTATTTATTGCTGTTACCATTTGTTCAATATTCTTGCTAAACTCCTGCTCGGGGTTAAAATTCATAAGTGCGGCAATTCCTTCGGGAATGCTTTTAGTAGAAACAACGGCCACTTGTTTGGAAGATATCCTGGCAGCCTGTTCTGCAGTTAAAATTATATTTTTATTGTTCGGCAGTATAATGATATTCTTGGCAGGAGTATTTTGAATAGCTTTTACAATGTCCTCTGTTTTAGGGTTCATGGTTTGCCCGCCGGTTATTACCACATCCGCGCCCAGGCTTTCCATAATTGCTTTAATACCTTCACCCATGCTTACGGAAATAATCCCGATTTCCTTATCTAATTGGTCTTTTGTTTCCGGATTAATTCTTTCCCGGTGCTGCTCATCCATATTGGTGATGTGGATATTAGATAAAGTTCCGAAATTCAAACAGTATTCCATCACTAACCCGGGGTGATTTGAATGCAGGTGCACCTTAGCTTGCGCATCATCACCGACTACCATTAAACAGTCTCCGTAATTGTTAAGCTCCTGCTGAATCTTTTCCAGGGGAATGTTTTTACCCTTAACAATAAACTCTGTACAGTATTTATAGGTAATAGCCTGTTTTGACTCGGGGAGCGGCCCGAGGTAGTCTTCTTTTTGACGGGAAACTACGTTAAGCAGTAAGTCCAGTTCTTCCGGCCCCTTCAAACTGTGTAGAATACCTTCCAGAATTACGCAAAAACCTTTCGCCCCGGCATCCACCACTCCGGACTCTTTTAGTACGGGAAGCAGTTCGGGAGTCTCTTTTAAGGATTCCTGAGCTGCTTTTAAGCTTACAACTAAAACACGTAAGACATCTTGACTTCGTCTACAGGCTTCCTGCATTGCCTCGGCAGTTTTTTGAGCCACCGTTAGAATTGTGCCGGGCACAGGATTGCTTACAGTCCGGTAGGCTGTTTTATAGGCTTCTGTAAAACCCCGGGCCAGATCTGTGGCATTGGCTTTATGCTGTCCCTCCAGTGCGGTGGCAAACCCCCTGAAAAGTTGAGATAACAGAACACCCGAGTTTCCTCGTGCCCCCATTAAAGCCCCTCTGGCAACAGCCAAAGAAACCGTGTCTATGCGTGTGCTTTTTTCTTGCTGGGCCTCATTGACGGCGGCTAAAAGAGTTAGATGCATATTTGTACCGGTATCACCGTCCGGAACTGGAAAAATATTTAACCGGTCGATTTCATCTTTGTATTGGGCTAATAAATTTAAACTTCCCAGGAGCATAGTTCTAAACTCTGCACCGTCAAAAGAATATATACTCAAGAACAGGTCCCCCTTGCTGTTAAACTAACATGTCATTCTAAAAGACTTTCGACATATTCTTAATATTTCCTTTCAGCAGCTTTGATATAATATGGTAATTATGATATAATCAAGTCTTGAAATGGGAAAGGTTGGTGGCAAATTTGGCTAAAGATAACTCTTTTGATGTTGTATCTGAAGTAAATTTGCAGGAGGTAGATAATGCTATAAATCAAGCTGTAAAAGAAATTAATAACCGCTTTGACTTTAAAGGCAGCAAAACAAAAATAACTTTTGAGAATAACCAGATTATCATTGTTTCAGATGATGACTTTAAATTAAAAAGTGCTAAGGATGTTCTGGAAACCAAACTTGTCAAGCGAGGGATAGATTTAAAAGCCTTGAGCTACGGAAAAATTGAAGAGGCTGCCGGGAATACTGTTCGGCAGCGGGCAACTTTAATACAGGGTATAGACAAAGAGAAGGCTAAAATGATTACAAAGTTAATTAAAAACAGCAAAATTAAAGTACAATGTACTATACAGGGGAATCAAGTTAGAATCAGCGGTAAAAACCGTGATGATTTACAGGCAGCCATACAATTAATAAAAGATGAGGATTTCGGTATCCCGCTCCAATTTATAAATTTTAGAACTTTTTAAGATATTGCCTTTATAAAGTAAAAAATCAGGGAAGGAAGACCTGTTAAAGATGACTTTGAAAGTCGGGATAGTTAGTCTTGGGTGTGTGAAAAATCTGGTGGATACCGAGTTGATGCTCGGTTATCTGAAACAGGCCGGGTTTATCATTACCAACCGGGAAACAGAAGCTGATGTATTAATAGTAAATACTTGCGGTTTTATTACCGATTCCAAGGAAGAATCCATTAATACTATTTTAGAAATGGCTAAAATGAAGGAAACCGGCCACTGCCGTGTGCTGATCGTGGCCGGGTGTCTTTCCCAGCGGTATGGGAAAGAGCTAATGGATGAAATGCCTGAGGTTGACGGTATTTTAGGTGTAGGGATGGTTCCACACATTGTTGCTATAGTTAATCGTGTTTTGGAAGGTGAAAAGGTTTTAGAAGTTGGTGAACCGGGATACGAATACGGTGAAGGTATGCCAAGGGTACTCTCTACACCGCCTTATACAGCATATGTGAAAATAGCCGAGGGTTGTGATAACCGCTGCTCATATTGTGCTATACCGAATATTCGCGGTGGTTATCGCAGCCGCACCATAGAAACTATTGAGAAAGAAACTGAGAGATTGATTGACGGAGGAGTTAAGGAAATTATCCTGATTGCCCAAGACACAACGAGATATGGTATAGATATATATGGGGAATATTCTCTGGCCGGACTAATAAAAAAACTGGTAAAGTTTAAAGGATTATTCTGGCTGAGATTGCTATATTGCTATCCGACCCGTTTTACTCCGGAGTTAATAGATGTTATTGCTTCCGAAAGAAAAGTCTGCCGATATATAGACCTTCCTTTACAGCATGCCAGTGATGCTGTGCTGGCCCGTATGAACCGGGCAGGGTCAAAAGAACAATACAGGCAGCTAATTTATAATTTACGAAAGGCTATACCGGATGTCACTTTGCGTACTTCCTTTATTGTTGGCTTTCCCGGGGAAACAGACAGAGATTTTCAGGAACTGCTGGATTTTATGCTGGAAGTAAGGTTTGACAGGGTGGGAATATTTACTTATTCTCCTGAAGAGGGTACCCCTGCCGAGTGTTTAGATAACCGGATAAGTGAAGAGATAAAACAAGAACGCTATAAAAAAGCAATGCTTTTACAACAAAAAATTTCCTTGGAAAAAAATAAAAATAAAATAAACAATAATATTTCAGTACTAATAGAAGGTAAATCCTCGGATAGAAAAGAAACCTATATAGGTCGTAGTGAGTTTGATGCCCCCGATATTGATGGGAGAGTAATTGTTAAATCCAGTAAAAAACTAAATGCGGGAGATATTGTTCCGGTACGTATAAACCGCGCTTACGAGTATGACTTAATGGGAGAGTTAACCTAATGAACCTACCTAACCGGCTGACTGCAGCCAGAATTTTTCTTGTGCCAGTGTTTTTGGCAATATTATCTTTAAAGGTTCCTTACGGTGATTATATTGCCGCCGGGGTCTTTATTTTAGCAGCCAGTACTGACGGGTTGGACGGATATATAGCTAGAAAGAGAAAAATGGTTACCCGTTTAGGAAAATTTATGGATCCCCTGGCAGATAAACTTATGGTTTCTGCAGCTTTGATAGCTTTAGTAGAACTGAACAGGTTATCAGGCTGGGTGGCTGTTATAATTATTGGGCGTGAACTGGCCGTAACCGGCCTGCGGTCAGTTGCTGCGGCAGAAGGAGTTGTGATTTCGGCCAGTAAACTGGGTAAAATTAAGACGGTAAGCCAAATTATTGCTATCGTTGCGATGTTTTTACATGACTTTCCTTTTAATATGATTCAAATACCCTTTGGTAATCTGGCTATGGGGGTGGCAGTCGGGTTTACGATTTGGTCGGGCATGGATTATATTATGCGTTCCTGGTATCTGTTGAAAAAGGAAGCTTAGTAAAATATATTTATAAATATATTTATAAATATATTTTTGATTAAACGGTTAGATTGTTAAGAAATTAACTGTAGATATTATTCGTTATATTTCTGGCGAAACTAATATCTACAATTTTTATTTTTAAAACATCTTCTGGTAACCATTTCATAATAAGAATATGATGAATATATGATATAATCTTATCTTGAACAACGATTTTAAAGGGAAAGGGAGATATGGTATGAAATGGCACGGTCTCCGAATTCCAGTGATCCTTTTTGCTTTTTTGGTGGGACTTGCGCTGTTTTTTGGTTGCCAGTGGTTATATCAAAAATATTATTACAATCAACCTTTAGCTGCAGTATTAAGTGATGATGTTGTACAAGCTTATAAAATTGATGACAGTGAGGAGCCGATAAAAATTGAAGTACAGCTGTCTACCACTAATTTAATGGAAGATTATAATAAAATCTACGATAACCTGTCCGGTGTTATGGGAAATAAAGCATTTGTTTTAGAGCTAAAGGACAATCGGGATAAAGTTCTAAAAGAGGTTTACTATAATAGTCAGTATGCCGTGTATCAAGCTGTTAGTCAGGGGACTTATCAAGAAATGGCCTCAGTAATACATGAAGAGGCCGGTGCGGTAGGTGCTGAGGCCAAAGTATTTATTGATCAGAATAATATATATGTACAAATGCAGCATAACGGGCATGTATTAAACGAAATCATCCCCAGGAATCCACCACAGACTGCTATGACTGCTCAACGGGGAGGAGGTGCCAGGCTTGATGCTCAAAGAAATTAGTTTAGGTTTTATAATGGCTTTTATTATTTTTTTAGGTATTTTGGGATACGATATTATTCCTCTGGTAGTGATTCTAGCTGCCGGGGCCGGTATATATTATTTTGCCCGTACCAAAGGACTGTTAAATAATAACTTTGAAGCAGGTGCCTCTGCTCTTTCAAGACCGGAAATAACTTTTAATGATATTGGTGGACAGGGTGCGGCAATTAAAGAGCTGCGTGAGGCTTTGGATTTTATAAGGAATTTTGAGGACATTAAAAAATTAGGTATTAGACCCTTAAAGGGTATTTTACTTACCGGTCCACCTGGTACCGGTAAGACCTTAATGGCAAAAGCAGCTGCCAATTATACCGACTCTTCTTTTATCGCGGCCAGCGGCAGCGAGTTTATAGAAATGTATGCCGGAGTCGGCGCGCAGAGAGTGCGTAAGCTTTTTCAATCGGTTAGGGAATTAGCCTTAAAACAGAAGAAGAGCAGTGCGGTAATTTTTATTGATGAAATAGAGGTTTTGGGTGGAAGGCGCGGTCAGACCTCCAGTCATATGGAATATGACCAAACACTTAACCAGTTATTATGTGAGATGGATGGAATAAAAATTGATGACAGGGTGCGGGTACTGGTATTGGCAGCTACTAACAGAGTTGATATGCTGGATTCTGCCCTTACGAGGCCGGGTCGTTTTGACCGTCAGGTGAAAGTTTATCTTCCTGATAAGGAAGGTCGTCTTGAAATTTTACGCCTGCATACTAAAAATAAACCTCTGGCGGCGGATGTTTCTTTGGAACAAATAGCTAAGGAATCTTTTGGTTTTTCCGGCGCTCACCTTGAGAGTTTGGCAAATGAGGCAGCTATTATGGCTATGCGTGAAGGTTCAGATGTTATCTGTATTCACCATTTCTATGAAGCCATAGATAAAGTTATTTTAGGTGGAAAGTTAGATCGACATCCTTCTAAAGATGAGTTGAATCGTGTAGCCATCCATGAAACAGGTCACGCCATTATCGGGGAATTAGTTCGCCCCGGTTCGGTTTCTACAATTACAATTACTCCCCGTGGAGATGCCTTGGGGTATATCAGGCAGAATGATGAAGATGACAACTACCTGCATACCAAAGATTATTTAGAAAACAGAATCGCTGTCACTCTTGGAGGAGCTGTCGCTGAAGAGATAATTTTGGGCAACCGCAGCACCGGTGCCATTAATGATTTTGAACAGGCTGTTCATGCGGCTAATACAATTATTCGTTCCGGTATGTCGGAATTGGGTGTAGTAGCTGCTGACGATCTACCTAATGAATTAAAGCACAAGGTTCTCACTGCCATAATCAGAGAACAAGAGTGTCGGGTTAAAACTTATCTGGAGCATTCTAAGGACTTGCTTCTGAAAATAGTTGAGATATTATTGGAAAAAGAAAAAATTAGCGGTGAACAGTTTCGTATGATTTTACAGTCTCGTGTTGCATAAAAACATAAATTGTGTAATAATATAGTGGGCTGTCAAAAATAACCATTTTGACAGCCAATTTTAAACCCTTTAATACATTATAACGCTAAAAGATTTTTCTATTCTTTGTGAAAGAATTATTTTATAAGAAAAAATTGACATTTCATTAAAGGGTTTTATTTTAACTCCGAGAATTAGAAATAATATAAGTAATAATAAGTAGGTGGTTTTTTGTGCGGGCTGAAATAATTTTTACCGGTACGGAATTACTTATCGGTCAGGTACTAAATACACATGCACAATTTCTGGGGCGACAGTTATCACAGATGGGAATTGAGGTAACTTTACATACAACCGTAGGAGATTGTTGGAAAAAAATGGCGGAAGTGTTTCGTCAGGGCCTTGAACGTTCAGACTTAATTATTACTACCGGAGGGTTGGGCCCTACCACAGATGATTTGACAAAGGAAACAATTGCCGAAGTATTAGGATTACCTATGTTATTAGATAATGAGGTCCTGGAAAATATGCGGACATATTTTATAAAACGGGGGATGACTATGCCTGAAAGTATTACTAAACAGGCATATTTTCCACAGGGTTCCAGGGTGTTGACAAATCCTGTCGGCACGGCACCGGGTGTCCTTTTGGAATATAATGAAAAAATAATAATTAATTTACCCGGTCCTCCGTTTGAACTAATACCTACTTTTGAAACTTCAGTTATTCCTTACCTTTCGGAGTTATCGGGGCGGGGTAAAATAACCAGGTTCCGTTCATTTAAACTTACAGGTATTGCTGAATCAGTTGTTCAGGATCACTTAAAGGATCTATGTAGACAAGAGAATCCTAATATTGCTTTTCTGGCAAAGCCGGGAGAGGTTTATGTGCGTATTACCGCTAAGGCCAACAATCCGGAAGAAACTGACACTATAGTTAATGAAATGGCGGAAAAGGTACGTAGCAGACTGGGAGAATATATCTTTGCTGTTAATGAAGAGGTCATAGAAGAAGTTGTAGGTAATCTACTTGCTGAAAAAGGCTTAACCATTGCATTGGCAGAATCCTGTACCGGTGGGTTAATAACAGCCCGCTTAACTAATGTTCCCGGTAGTTCTCGTTACCTGCTGGGGGGGATAGTAGCTTATAATAATAATGTGAAAGAAAAGCTGCTGGGTGTACCTGGTTATATTTTAAAAAATAATGGTGCGGTCAGCAGACAGACTGCTGTAGCCATGGCCCAAGGGGTATGTAAAATTATGGATTCAAATTTTGGTCTTGCGGTAACCGGTATAGCAGGTCCCGGAGGTGGTACACCTGAAAAACCTCAGGGGTTAGTTTATATAGCTCTAACCACTCCCGACGGTACCTGCTGCCGAAAGTTTTACTTTCCGGGGGAAAGGTCGGCAGTTAGACAGGGCACTGTTAATGCCGCTCTAAATATGGTTAGAACTAATTTGTTGGCTTAAAGCAAAATATTAGAGGAGTAAAACATTATGGTTACACATAGTAATTTATCGAAGAAAAATATAGCAAAATTTGGGGATTTAGAACTAAATAGCCGAATTGTTCAGGCTTTGGTAGATATGGGGTTTGAAGAACCTACCCCGATACAGCAGAAAACAATCCCTTTATCACTGGAG
The sequence above is a segment of the Desulfolucanica intricata genome. Coding sequences within it:
- a CDS encoding DegV family protein, giving the protein MHKEEKPGTSIKCCILHAATPEGANRLKDMFLEKFPGVNVIFADVGPVIGSHVGPGTLGIIFYTY
- a CDS encoding DegV family protein; this translates as MSGIHIVTDSTSDIPAEILKQYDNITVVPLKVMFGQEVFRDGVDLSPAEFYRRLTATKEIPRTSQPSPGEFLEVYQKLADQEQQIISIHLSSHLSGTVQSARTAGSILNYQDIEIIDSLSASMGIGLIVLAAANAAKNGHSYKEIIDLVIKIRNNLKIYFLVDSLEYLQKGGRIGKARAFLGTLLNIKPILRVNEGIVHPYEKIRGKAKALNRLIEITSHEITPGTSVECCILHAAEPKGANRLKDMLLEKFPGINVIFADVGPVIGTHVGPGTLGIIFYTY
- a CDS encoding AAA family ATPase, producing MLKEISLGFIMAFIIFLGILGYDIIPLVVILAAGAGIYYFARTKGLLNNNFEAGASALSRPEITFNDIGGQGAAIKELREALDFIRNFEDIKKLGIRPLKGILLTGPPGTGKTLMAKAAANYTDSSFIAASGSEFIEMYAGVGAQRVRKLFQSVRELALKQKKSSAVIFIDEIEVLGGRRGQTSSHMEYDQTLNQLLCEMDGIKIDDRVRVLVLAATNRVDMLDSALTRPGRFDRQVKVYLPDKEGRLEILRLHTKNKPLAADVSLEQIAKESFGFSGAHLESLANEAAIMAMREGSDVICIHHFYEAIDKVILGGKLDRHPSKDELNRVAIHETGHAIIGELVRPGSVSTITITPRGDALGYIRQNDEDDNYLHTKDYLENRIAVTLGGAVAEEIILGNRSTGAINDFEQAVHAANTIIRSGMSELGVVAADDLPNELKHKVLTAIIREQECRVKTYLEHSKDLLLKIVEILLEKEKISGEQFRMILQSRVA
- a CDS encoding DAK2 domain-containing protein; the encoded protein is MSIYSFDGAEFRTMLLGSLNLLAQYKDEIDRLNIFPVPDGDTGTNMHLTLLAAVNEAQQEKSTRIDTVSLAVARGALMGARGNSGVLLSQLFRGFATALEGQHKANATDLARGFTEAYKTAYRTVSNPVPGTILTVAQKTAEAMQEACRRSQDVLRVLVVSLKAAQESLKETPELLPVLKESGVVDAGAKGFCVILEGILHSLKGPEELDLLLNVVSRQKEDYLGPLPESKQAITYKYCTEFIVKGKNIPLEKIQQELNNYGDCLMVVGDDAQAKVHLHSNHPGLVMEYCLNFGTLSNIHITNMDEQHRERINPETKDQLDKEIGIISVSMGEGIKAIMESLGADVVITGGQTMNPKTEDIVKAIQNTPAKNIIILPNNKNIILTAEQAARISSKQVAVVSTKSIPEGIAALMNFNPEQEFSKNIEQMVTAINNIITGEITTAVRNSSYDGNPINSGDFIALAKDTIIAAGNSLQETFKLLISHLVTAPESLVTCYYGQDIDQKTAENLIEQTVQLYPDLEIELHSGGQPVYHFIISVE
- a CDS encoding AraC family transcriptional regulator, which gives rise to MNLEERWQMYSKIQGLKKLNLKISQIARHIGVTRNTVYKYIDMTPGEYRQSLERRETRKKKLDNYKSEILGWLKTYPDLSTAQVYDWLKETYSGINVCERTVGNLVNQLRKEHAIPKTVNKRQYEAIPDLPMGYQVQVDFGEKKLKDPDGILHKLWFIAFVIHTLG
- the pgsA gene encoding CDP-diacylglycerol--glycerol-3-phosphate 3-phosphatidyltransferase, whose translation is MNLPNRLTAARIFLVPVFLAILSLKVPYGDYIAAGVFILAASTDGLDGYIARKRKMVTRLGKFMDPLADKLMVSAALIALVELNRLSGWVAVIIIGRELAVTGLRSVAAAEGVVISASKLGKIKTVSQIIAIVAMFLHDFPFNMIQIPFGNLAMGVAVGFTIWSGMDYIMRSWYLLKKEA
- the rimO gene encoding 30S ribosomal protein S12 methylthiotransferase RimO, whose protein sequence is MTLKVGIVSLGCVKNLVDTELMLGYLKQAGFIITNRETEADVLIVNTCGFITDSKEESINTILEMAKMKETGHCRVLIVAGCLSQRYGKELMDEMPEVDGILGVGMVPHIVAIVNRVLEGEKVLEVGEPGYEYGEGMPRVLSTPPYTAYVKIAEGCDNRCSYCAIPNIRGGYRSRTIETIEKETERLIDGGVKEIILIAQDTTRYGIDIYGEYSLAGLIKKLVKFKGLFWLRLLYCYPTRFTPELIDVIASERKVCRYIDLPLQHASDAVLARMNRAGSKEQYRQLIYNLRKAIPDVTLRTSFIVGFPGETDRDFQELLDFMLEVRFDRVGIFTYSPEEGTPAECLDNRISEEIKQERYKKAMLLQQKISLEKNKNKINNNISVLIEGKSSDRKETYIGRSEFDAPDIDGRVIVKSSKKLNAGDIVPVRINRAYEYDLMGELT
- a CDS encoding YajQ family cyclic di-GMP-binding protein, which gives rise to MAKDNSFDVVSEVNLQEVDNAINQAVKEINNRFDFKGSKTKITFENNQIIIVSDDDFKLKSAKDVLETKLVKRGIDLKALSYGKIEEAAGNTVRQRATLIQGIDKEKAKMITKLIKNSKIKVQCTIQGNQVRISGKNRDDLQAAIQLIKDEDFGIPLQFINFRTF